Proteins encoded in a region of the Xylocopa sonorina isolate GNS202 chromosome 11, iyXylSono1_principal, whole genome shotgun sequence genome:
- the Roq gene encoding RING finger and CCCH-type zinc finger domain-containing protein roquin isoform X4 yields MPIQAPQWTEFLSCPVCCHDFDVAIRGPISLGCGHTICRTCLANLHRKQCPFDQSIINTEIERLPVNEALLQLVGNQVPTNIATTYQKLLPPEDHANYLVAKHCIEELALYLKPCQTNPSLATSVGLVSRPMQRKLVTLVGCQLVESEGRARAVRAARSLGERSVTELILQHQNPQQLNANLWAAVRARGCQFLGPAMQEEVLKLVLLALEDGSALSRKVLVMFVVQRLESHFPQASKTSIGHVVQLLYRASCFKVSKREGDSSLMQLKEEFRTYEALRREHDAQIVQIATEAGLRIAPDQWSALLYGDTSHKSHMQSIIDKLQTPQSFAQSVQELVIALQRTPDPGQLSSLRPQLELLAAIDPSPETEPPTLAECRAALEAVRTVVAALVEFIQQHGNRKTQDGTHNVGPGQPKYKVSMCRDLALRGTCPRSTNCTFAHSDMELDKYRSKNRKLSLRSNLSGTNNSDVKTEKSVTGSNNKTFKQNDDLSYHSIKSHDNTHRESIVFLDFSSVNKVNPIQHHTLTNENNFIGSLTNYMLPSPQGILPVVSTKNMDVHCSHYIMPNAPVDYTTPNLNMWDTSQISSTITNGISNTKKQRTVAKTLAMLLQRRMEILNQLETIVNKQVPQVKANYDIQGDALSSNFSIWTNTPNNPMVPPSNMNCNNNFRCTDPIVFDDEFVPFDASSNSKYGPISKLSKNLIRSTNGVQSTNFYGDGGVPPTISAYRPLPTTNSITSWYYGNQPYATIGANGGIQSINNTGFGDSYITFGRNISDTSTHTQLSRSECMSKDLILESQKVKQQLKHLEKKINDLKLATQGATFTAGERLAQELQMIEAGIREKEKDVRNWSPYGRYVRSWYCKRYAGIRITMGIRTARTRKTLVERRGQF; encoded by the exons ATGCCAATACAGGCACCACAGTGGACTGAATTTCTTTCCTGTCCAGTTTGCTGTCATGACTTTGATGTGGCCATACGTGGCCCGATTTCCTTAGGATGTGGTCATACCATATGTCGTACGTGCCTTGCAAATTTACATCGTAAACAATGTCCTTTTGATCAG AGTATTATTAATACAGAGATAGAAAGATTACCGGTAAATGAAGCTCTATTGCAATTAGTGGGGAATCAAGTACCCACAAATATTGCAACAacttaccaaaaattattaccACCCGAAGACCATGCTAATTATTTGGTTGCTAAACATTGCATTGAAGAACTTGCTCTATATCTCAAACCATGTCAGACAAATCCTTCTTTAGCTACAA GTGTGGGACTTGTTTCTCGTCCTATGCAAAGGAAATTAGTGACATTAGTTGGTTGTCAATTAGTTGAATCAGAAGGAAGAGCACGCGCGGTCAGAGCAGCTAGAAGTTTAGGTGAAAGATCAGTTACAGAATTAATACTTCAACATCAAAATCCACAGCAACTTAATGCTAATTTATGGGCTGCTGTACGTGCTCGTGGATGTCAATTTCTTGGGCCTG CAATGCAAGAGGAAGTACTGAAACTTGTTCTCCTGGCTTTGGAAGATGGATCTGCTCTTTCTAGGAAAGTGCTGGTTATGTTTGTAGTTCAACGTTTAGAATCACATTTCCCTCAagcttctaaaacgagtatAGGACATGTTGTACAATTGTTATATAGAGCAAGTTGTTTCAAG GTATCTAAACGAGAAGGGGATTCATCATTGATGCAATTGAAAGAAGAGTTTAGAACATACGAAGCTTTGAGAAGAGAGCACGATGCTCAAATAGTGCAAATCGCGACTGAAGCTGGTTTGAGAATAGCTCCTGATCAATGGTCTGCTTTGTTATATGGAGACACCAGTCATAAATCTCATATGCAAAGTATTATAGATAAACTTCAAACTCCACAATCTTTTGCTCAAAGTGTACAAGAATTGGTTATTGCTCTTCAACGTACACCTGATCCCGGACAATTAAGTAGCCTAAGACCACAATTAGAACTATTAGCTGCAATAGATCCTAGCCCAG aaACTGAACCTCCTACGTTAGCAGAATGCCGTGCAGCATTAGAAGCTGTTAGAACCGTAGTTGCGGCATTAGTAGAGTTCATTCAACAACACGGTAACCGAAAGACGCAAGATGGTACCCACAATGTAGGCCCTGGCCAGCCAAAATATAAAGTAAGCATGTGTCGGGATCTTGCTCTTAGAGGGACTTGTCCTAGATCTACCAATTGTACATTTGCTCATAGTGACATGGAACTGGATAA ATATAGATCGAAAAATCGGAAATTAAGTCTTAGATCAAATTTATCTGGAACTAATAATTCAGATGTGAAGACAGAGAAATCAGTTACCGGGTCAAATAACAAGACATTCAAGCAAAATGATGATTTATCCTATCATTCCATAAAATCACATGATAATACTCACAGAGAAA GTATTGTTTTTTTAGATTTTAGTTCTGTGAACAAAGTCAATCCAATACAACATCACACTCTAACAAATGAGAATAATTTTATTGGATCATTGACAAATTATATGCTACCatctccacaaggaatattgccTGTGGTATCTACAAAAAATATGGACGTACACTGCTCTCATTACATTATGCCTAACGCACCTGTTGATTACACAACACCTAATCTCAACATGTGGGATACGTCGCAGATCTCGTCTACTATAACGAATGGAATTTCTAATACTAAGAAG CAACGAACAGTTGCTAAAACGTTGGCGATGTTACTGCAACGCAGGATGGAAATTTTGAATCAACTTGAAACAATTGTCAACAAACAAGTGCCGCAGGTGAAAGCA AATTATGATATTCAAGGTGATGCATTATCGTCGAATTTCTCCATATGGACAAACACACCGAATAATCCTATGGTACCTCCGTCGAATATGAATTGCAATAATAATTTTCGATGCACAGATCCAATTGTATTTGATGATGAATTTGTGCCATTTGATGCATCATCTAATAGTAAATATGGACCAATTTCTAAACTTTCCAAGAACTTAATTAG ATCTACCAATGGTGTACAGTCTACTAATTTTTACGGAGACGGAGGTGTACCTCCTACGATATCTGCTTACCGACCTTTACCAACCACGAACTCTATTACATCCTGGTATTATGGTAATCAAC CCTATGCTACTATTGGCGCGAACGGAGGTATACAATCTATTAATAATACTGGCTTTGGAGATAGTTACATTACTTTTGGTCGAAATATATCTGACACGTCAACGCACACGCAACTTTCACGATCAGAGTGCATGTCTAAAGA TTTAATCCTTGAATCGCAAAAGGTAAAACAACAATTGAAACATCTTGAGAAAAAGATTAACGACTTAAAG CTTGCTACTCAAGGGGCGACTTTTACGGCTGGAGAAAGGCTAGCACAAGAGTTACAAATGATTGAAGCTGGtataagagaaaaagaaaaagatgtaCGAAATTGGAGCCCATATG GAAGATACGTACGAAGCTGGTATTGCAAACGATATGCGGGAATTAGAATTACGATGGGAATTCGAACTGCAAGAACAAGAAAAACATTGGTCGAGCGAAGAGGACAATTCTAA
- the Roq gene encoding RING finger and CCCH-type zinc finger domain-containing protein roquin isoform X2 codes for MPIQAPQWTEFLSCPVCCHDFDVAIRGPISLGCGHTICRTCLANLHRKQCPFDQSIINTEIERLPVNEALLQLVGNQVPTNIATTYQKLLPPEDHANYLVAKHCIEELALYLKPCQTNPSLATSVGLVSRPMQRKLVTLVGCQLVESEGRARAVRAARSLGERSVTELILQHQNPQQLNANLWAAVRARGCQFLGPAMQEEVLKLVLLALEDGSALSRKVLVMFVVQRLESHFPQASKTSIGHVVQLLYRASCFKVSKREGDSSLMQLKEEFRTYEALRREHDAQIVQIATEAGLRIAPDQWSALLYGDTSHKSHMQSIIDKLQTPQSFAQSVQELVIALQRTPDPGQLSSLRPQLELLAAIDPSPETEPPTLAECRAALEAVRTVVAALVEFIQQHGNRKTQDGTHNVGPGQPKYKVSMCRDLALRGTCPRSTNCTFAHSDMELDKYRSKNRKLSLRSNLSGTNNSDVKTEKSVTGSNNKTFKQNDDLSYHSIKSHDNTHRESIVFLDFSSVNKVNPIQHHTLTNENNFIGSLTNYMLPSPQGILPVVSTKNMDVHCSHYIMPNAPVDYTTPNLNMWDTSQISSTITNGISNTKKQRTVAKTLAMLLQRRMEILNQLETIVNKQVPQNYDIQGDALSSNFSIWTNTPNNPMVPPSNMNCNNNFRCTDPIVFDDEFVPFDASSNSKYGPISKLSKNLIRSTNGVQSTNFYGDGGVPPTISAYRPLPTTNSITSWYYGNQPYATIGANGGIQSINNTGFGDSYITFGRNISDTSTHTQLSRSECMSKDLILESQKVKQQLKHLEKKINDLKLATQGATFTAGERLAQELQMIEAGIREKEKDVRNWSPYGTVPWIQSSNNLLSSQNFNQNYKPEEEDTYEAGIANDMRELELRWEFELQEQEKHWSSEEDNSKK; via the exons ATGCCAATACAGGCACCACAGTGGACTGAATTTCTTTCCTGTCCAGTTTGCTGTCATGACTTTGATGTGGCCATACGTGGCCCGATTTCCTTAGGATGTGGTCATACCATATGTCGTACGTGCCTTGCAAATTTACATCGTAAACAATGTCCTTTTGATCAG AGTATTATTAATACAGAGATAGAAAGATTACCGGTAAATGAAGCTCTATTGCAATTAGTGGGGAATCAAGTACCCACAAATATTGCAACAacttaccaaaaattattaccACCCGAAGACCATGCTAATTATTTGGTTGCTAAACATTGCATTGAAGAACTTGCTCTATATCTCAAACCATGTCAGACAAATCCTTCTTTAGCTACAA GTGTGGGACTTGTTTCTCGTCCTATGCAAAGGAAATTAGTGACATTAGTTGGTTGTCAATTAGTTGAATCAGAAGGAAGAGCACGCGCGGTCAGAGCAGCTAGAAGTTTAGGTGAAAGATCAGTTACAGAATTAATACTTCAACATCAAAATCCACAGCAACTTAATGCTAATTTATGGGCTGCTGTACGTGCTCGTGGATGTCAATTTCTTGGGCCTG CAATGCAAGAGGAAGTACTGAAACTTGTTCTCCTGGCTTTGGAAGATGGATCTGCTCTTTCTAGGAAAGTGCTGGTTATGTTTGTAGTTCAACGTTTAGAATCACATTTCCCTCAagcttctaaaacgagtatAGGACATGTTGTACAATTGTTATATAGAGCAAGTTGTTTCAAG GTATCTAAACGAGAAGGGGATTCATCATTGATGCAATTGAAAGAAGAGTTTAGAACATACGAAGCTTTGAGAAGAGAGCACGATGCTCAAATAGTGCAAATCGCGACTGAAGCTGGTTTGAGAATAGCTCCTGATCAATGGTCTGCTTTGTTATATGGAGACACCAGTCATAAATCTCATATGCAAAGTATTATAGATAAACTTCAAACTCCACAATCTTTTGCTCAAAGTGTACAAGAATTGGTTATTGCTCTTCAACGTACACCTGATCCCGGACAATTAAGTAGCCTAAGACCACAATTAGAACTATTAGCTGCAATAGATCCTAGCCCAG aaACTGAACCTCCTACGTTAGCAGAATGCCGTGCAGCATTAGAAGCTGTTAGAACCGTAGTTGCGGCATTAGTAGAGTTCATTCAACAACACGGTAACCGAAAGACGCAAGATGGTACCCACAATGTAGGCCCTGGCCAGCCAAAATATAAAGTAAGCATGTGTCGGGATCTTGCTCTTAGAGGGACTTGTCCTAGATCTACCAATTGTACATTTGCTCATAGTGACATGGAACTGGATAA ATATAGATCGAAAAATCGGAAATTAAGTCTTAGATCAAATTTATCTGGAACTAATAATTCAGATGTGAAGACAGAGAAATCAGTTACCGGGTCAAATAACAAGACATTCAAGCAAAATGATGATTTATCCTATCATTCCATAAAATCACATGATAATACTCACAGAGAAA GTATTGTTTTTTTAGATTTTAGTTCTGTGAACAAAGTCAATCCAATACAACATCACACTCTAACAAATGAGAATAATTTTATTGGATCATTGACAAATTATATGCTACCatctccacaaggaatattgccTGTGGTATCTACAAAAAATATGGACGTACACTGCTCTCATTACATTATGCCTAACGCACCTGTTGATTACACAACACCTAATCTCAACATGTGGGATACGTCGCAGATCTCGTCTACTATAACGAATGGAATTTCTAATACTAAGAAG CAACGAACAGTTGCTAAAACGTTGGCGATGTTACTGCAACGCAGGATGGAAATTTTGAATCAACTTGAAACAATTGTCAACAAACAAGTGCCGCAG AATTATGATATTCAAGGTGATGCATTATCGTCGAATTTCTCCATATGGACAAACACACCGAATAATCCTATGGTACCTCCGTCGAATATGAATTGCAATAATAATTTTCGATGCACAGATCCAATTGTATTTGATGATGAATTTGTGCCATTTGATGCATCATCTAATAGTAAATATGGACCAATTTCTAAACTTTCCAAGAACTTAATTAG ATCTACCAATGGTGTACAGTCTACTAATTTTTACGGAGACGGAGGTGTACCTCCTACGATATCTGCTTACCGACCTTTACCAACCACGAACTCTATTACATCCTGGTATTATGGTAATCAAC CCTATGCTACTATTGGCGCGAACGGAGGTATACAATCTATTAATAATACTGGCTTTGGAGATAGTTACATTACTTTTGGTCGAAATATATCTGACACGTCAACGCACACGCAACTTTCACGATCAGAGTGCATGTCTAAAGA TTTAATCCTTGAATCGCAAAAGGTAAAACAACAATTGAAACATCTTGAGAAAAAGATTAACGACTTAAAG CTTGCTACTCAAGGGGCGACTTTTACGGCTGGAGAAAGGCTAGCACAAGAGTTACAAATGATTGAAGCTGGtataagagaaaaagaaaaagatgtaCGAAATTGGAGCCCATATGGTACTGTACCTTGGATTCAATCGTCGAACAATTTACTTAGTTCTCAAAATTTTAATCAGAATTATAAGCCGGAAGAA GAAGATACGTACGAAGCTGGTATTGCAAACGATATGCGGGAATTAGAATTACGATGGGAATTCGAACTGCAAGAACAAGAAAAACATTGGTCGAGCGAAGAGGACAATTCTAAAAAATAA
- the Roq gene encoding RING finger and CCCH-type zinc finger domain-containing protein roquin isoform X1, translating to MPIQAPQWTEFLSCPVCCHDFDVAIRGPISLGCGHTICRTCLANLHRKQCPFDQSIINTEIERLPVNEALLQLVGNQVPTNIATTYQKLLPPEDHANYLVAKHCIEELALYLKPCQTNPSLATSVGLVSRPMQRKLVTLVGCQLVESEGRARAVRAARSLGERSVTELILQHQNPQQLNANLWAAVRARGCQFLGPAMQEEVLKLVLLALEDGSALSRKVLVMFVVQRLESHFPQASKTSIGHVVQLLYRASCFKVSKREGDSSLMQLKEEFRTYEALRREHDAQIVQIATEAGLRIAPDQWSALLYGDTSHKSHMQSIIDKLQTPQSFAQSVQELVIALQRTPDPGQLSSLRPQLELLAAIDPSPETEPPTLAECRAALEAVRTVVAALVEFIQQHGNRKTQDGTHNVGPGQPKYKVSMCRDLALRGTCPRSTNCTFAHSDMELDKYRSKNRKLSLRSNLSGTNNSDVKTEKSVTGSNNKTFKQNDDLSYHSIKSHDNTHRESIVFLDFSSVNKVNPIQHHTLTNENNFIGSLTNYMLPSPQGILPVVSTKNMDVHCSHYIMPNAPVDYTTPNLNMWDTSQISSTITNGISNTKKQRTVAKTLAMLLQRRMEILNQLETIVNKQVPQVKANYDIQGDALSSNFSIWTNTPNNPMVPPSNMNCNNNFRCTDPIVFDDEFVPFDASSNSKYGPISKLSKNLIRSTNGVQSTNFYGDGGVPPTISAYRPLPTTNSITSWYYGNQPYATIGANGGIQSINNTGFGDSYITFGRNISDTSTHTQLSRSECMSKDLILESQKVKQQLKHLEKKINDLKLATQGATFTAGERLAQELQMIEAGIREKEKDVRNWSPYGTVPWIQSSNNLLSSQNFNQNYKPEEEDTYEAGIANDMRELELRWEFELQEQEKHWSSEEDNSKK from the exons ATGCCAATACAGGCACCACAGTGGACTGAATTTCTTTCCTGTCCAGTTTGCTGTCATGACTTTGATGTGGCCATACGTGGCCCGATTTCCTTAGGATGTGGTCATACCATATGTCGTACGTGCCTTGCAAATTTACATCGTAAACAATGTCCTTTTGATCAG AGTATTATTAATACAGAGATAGAAAGATTACCGGTAAATGAAGCTCTATTGCAATTAGTGGGGAATCAAGTACCCACAAATATTGCAACAacttaccaaaaattattaccACCCGAAGACCATGCTAATTATTTGGTTGCTAAACATTGCATTGAAGAACTTGCTCTATATCTCAAACCATGTCAGACAAATCCTTCTTTAGCTACAA GTGTGGGACTTGTTTCTCGTCCTATGCAAAGGAAATTAGTGACATTAGTTGGTTGTCAATTAGTTGAATCAGAAGGAAGAGCACGCGCGGTCAGAGCAGCTAGAAGTTTAGGTGAAAGATCAGTTACAGAATTAATACTTCAACATCAAAATCCACAGCAACTTAATGCTAATTTATGGGCTGCTGTACGTGCTCGTGGATGTCAATTTCTTGGGCCTG CAATGCAAGAGGAAGTACTGAAACTTGTTCTCCTGGCTTTGGAAGATGGATCTGCTCTTTCTAGGAAAGTGCTGGTTATGTTTGTAGTTCAACGTTTAGAATCACATTTCCCTCAagcttctaaaacgagtatAGGACATGTTGTACAATTGTTATATAGAGCAAGTTGTTTCAAG GTATCTAAACGAGAAGGGGATTCATCATTGATGCAATTGAAAGAAGAGTTTAGAACATACGAAGCTTTGAGAAGAGAGCACGATGCTCAAATAGTGCAAATCGCGACTGAAGCTGGTTTGAGAATAGCTCCTGATCAATGGTCTGCTTTGTTATATGGAGACACCAGTCATAAATCTCATATGCAAAGTATTATAGATAAACTTCAAACTCCACAATCTTTTGCTCAAAGTGTACAAGAATTGGTTATTGCTCTTCAACGTACACCTGATCCCGGACAATTAAGTAGCCTAAGACCACAATTAGAACTATTAGCTGCAATAGATCCTAGCCCAG aaACTGAACCTCCTACGTTAGCAGAATGCCGTGCAGCATTAGAAGCTGTTAGAACCGTAGTTGCGGCATTAGTAGAGTTCATTCAACAACACGGTAACCGAAAGACGCAAGATGGTACCCACAATGTAGGCCCTGGCCAGCCAAAATATAAAGTAAGCATGTGTCGGGATCTTGCTCTTAGAGGGACTTGTCCTAGATCTACCAATTGTACATTTGCTCATAGTGACATGGAACTGGATAA ATATAGATCGAAAAATCGGAAATTAAGTCTTAGATCAAATTTATCTGGAACTAATAATTCAGATGTGAAGACAGAGAAATCAGTTACCGGGTCAAATAACAAGACATTCAAGCAAAATGATGATTTATCCTATCATTCCATAAAATCACATGATAATACTCACAGAGAAA GTATTGTTTTTTTAGATTTTAGTTCTGTGAACAAAGTCAATCCAATACAACATCACACTCTAACAAATGAGAATAATTTTATTGGATCATTGACAAATTATATGCTACCatctccacaaggaatattgccTGTGGTATCTACAAAAAATATGGACGTACACTGCTCTCATTACATTATGCCTAACGCACCTGTTGATTACACAACACCTAATCTCAACATGTGGGATACGTCGCAGATCTCGTCTACTATAACGAATGGAATTTCTAATACTAAGAAG CAACGAACAGTTGCTAAAACGTTGGCGATGTTACTGCAACGCAGGATGGAAATTTTGAATCAACTTGAAACAATTGTCAACAAACAAGTGCCGCAGGTGAAAGCA AATTATGATATTCAAGGTGATGCATTATCGTCGAATTTCTCCATATGGACAAACACACCGAATAATCCTATGGTACCTCCGTCGAATATGAATTGCAATAATAATTTTCGATGCACAGATCCAATTGTATTTGATGATGAATTTGTGCCATTTGATGCATCATCTAATAGTAAATATGGACCAATTTCTAAACTTTCCAAGAACTTAATTAG ATCTACCAATGGTGTACAGTCTACTAATTTTTACGGAGACGGAGGTGTACCTCCTACGATATCTGCTTACCGACCTTTACCAACCACGAACTCTATTACATCCTGGTATTATGGTAATCAAC CCTATGCTACTATTGGCGCGAACGGAGGTATACAATCTATTAATAATACTGGCTTTGGAGATAGTTACATTACTTTTGGTCGAAATATATCTGACACGTCAACGCACACGCAACTTTCACGATCAGAGTGCATGTCTAAAGA TTTAATCCTTGAATCGCAAAAGGTAAAACAACAATTGAAACATCTTGAGAAAAAGATTAACGACTTAAAG CTTGCTACTCAAGGGGCGACTTTTACGGCTGGAGAAAGGCTAGCACAAGAGTTACAAATGATTGAAGCTGGtataagagaaaaagaaaaagatgtaCGAAATTGGAGCCCATATGGTACTGTACCTTGGATTCAATCGTCGAACAATTTACTTAGTTCTCAAAATTTTAATCAGAATTATAAGCCGGAAGAA GAAGATACGTACGAAGCTGGTATTGCAAACGATATGCGGGAATTAGAATTACGATGGGAATTCGAACTGCAAGAACAAGAAAAACATTGGTCGAGCGAAGAGGACAATTCTAAAAAATAA
- the Roq gene encoding RING finger and CCCH-type zinc finger domain-containing protein roquin isoform X3 → MPIQAPQWTEFLSCPVCCHDFDVAIRGPISLGCGHTICRTCLANLHRKQCPFDQSIINTEIERLPVNEALLQLVGNQVPTNIATTYQKLLPPEDHANYLVAKHCIEELALYLKPCQTNPSLATSVGLVSRPMQRKLVTLVGCQLVESEGRARAVRAARSLGERSVTELILQHQNPQQLNANLWAAVRARGCQFLGPAMQEEVLKLVLLALEDGSALSRKVLVMFVVQRLESHFPQASKTSIGHVVQLLYRASCFKVSKREGDSSLMQLKEEFRTYEALRREHDAQIVQIATEAGLRIAPDQWSALLYGDTSHKSHMQSIIDKLQTPQSFAQSVQELVIALQRTPDPGQLSSLRPQLELLAAIDPSPETEPPTLAECRAALEAVRTVVAALVEFIQQHGNRKTQDGTHNVGPGQPKYKVSMCRDLALRGTCPRSTNCTFAHSDMELDKYRSKNRKLSLRSNLSGTNNSDVKTEKSVTGSNNKTFKQNDDLSYHSIKSHDNTHRENFSSVNKVNPIQHHTLTNENNFIGSLTNYMLPSPQGILPVVSTKNMDVHCSHYIMPNAPVDYTTPNLNMWDTSQISSTITNGISNTKKQRTVAKTLAMLLQRRMEILNQLETIVNKQVPQVKANYDIQGDALSSNFSIWTNTPNNPMVPPSNMNCNNNFRCTDPIVFDDEFVPFDASSNSKYGPISKLSKNLIRSTNGVQSTNFYGDGGVPPTISAYRPLPTTNSITSWYYGNQPYATIGANGGIQSINNTGFGDSYITFGRNISDTSTHTQLSRSECMSKDLILESQKVKQQLKHLEKKINDLKLATQGATFTAGERLAQELQMIEAGIREKEKDVRNWSPYGTVPWIQSSNNLLSSQNFNQNYKPEEEDTYEAGIANDMRELELRWEFELQEQEKHWSSEEDNSKK, encoded by the exons ATGCCAATACAGGCACCACAGTGGACTGAATTTCTTTCCTGTCCAGTTTGCTGTCATGACTTTGATGTGGCCATACGTGGCCCGATTTCCTTAGGATGTGGTCATACCATATGTCGTACGTGCCTTGCAAATTTACATCGTAAACAATGTCCTTTTGATCAG AGTATTATTAATACAGAGATAGAAAGATTACCGGTAAATGAAGCTCTATTGCAATTAGTGGGGAATCAAGTACCCACAAATATTGCAACAacttaccaaaaattattaccACCCGAAGACCATGCTAATTATTTGGTTGCTAAACATTGCATTGAAGAACTTGCTCTATATCTCAAACCATGTCAGACAAATCCTTCTTTAGCTACAA GTGTGGGACTTGTTTCTCGTCCTATGCAAAGGAAATTAGTGACATTAGTTGGTTGTCAATTAGTTGAATCAGAAGGAAGAGCACGCGCGGTCAGAGCAGCTAGAAGTTTAGGTGAAAGATCAGTTACAGAATTAATACTTCAACATCAAAATCCACAGCAACTTAATGCTAATTTATGGGCTGCTGTACGTGCTCGTGGATGTCAATTTCTTGGGCCTG CAATGCAAGAGGAAGTACTGAAACTTGTTCTCCTGGCTTTGGAAGATGGATCTGCTCTTTCTAGGAAAGTGCTGGTTATGTTTGTAGTTCAACGTTTAGAATCACATTTCCCTCAagcttctaaaacgagtatAGGACATGTTGTACAATTGTTATATAGAGCAAGTTGTTTCAAG GTATCTAAACGAGAAGGGGATTCATCATTGATGCAATTGAAAGAAGAGTTTAGAACATACGAAGCTTTGAGAAGAGAGCACGATGCTCAAATAGTGCAAATCGCGACTGAAGCTGGTTTGAGAATAGCTCCTGATCAATGGTCTGCTTTGTTATATGGAGACACCAGTCATAAATCTCATATGCAAAGTATTATAGATAAACTTCAAACTCCACAATCTTTTGCTCAAAGTGTACAAGAATTGGTTATTGCTCTTCAACGTACACCTGATCCCGGACAATTAAGTAGCCTAAGACCACAATTAGAACTATTAGCTGCAATAGATCCTAGCCCAG aaACTGAACCTCCTACGTTAGCAGAATGCCGTGCAGCATTAGAAGCTGTTAGAACCGTAGTTGCGGCATTAGTAGAGTTCATTCAACAACACGGTAACCGAAAGACGCAAGATGGTACCCACAATGTAGGCCCTGGCCAGCCAAAATATAAAGTAAGCATGTGTCGGGATCTTGCTCTTAGAGGGACTTGTCCTAGATCTACCAATTGTACATTTGCTCATAGTGACATGGAACTGGATAA ATATAGATCGAAAAATCGGAAATTAAGTCTTAGATCAAATTTATCTGGAACTAATAATTCAGATGTGAAGACAGAGAAATCAGTTACCGGGTCAAATAACAAGACATTCAAGCAAAATGATGATTTATCCTATCATTCCATAAAATCACATGATAATACTCACAGAGAAA ATTTTAGTTCTGTGAACAAAGTCAATCCAATACAACATCACACTCTAACAAATGAGAATAATTTTATTGGATCATTGACAAATTATATGCTACCatctccacaaggaatattgccTGTGGTATCTACAAAAAATATGGACGTACACTGCTCTCATTACATTATGCCTAACGCACCTGTTGATTACACAACACCTAATCTCAACATGTGGGATACGTCGCAGATCTCGTCTACTATAACGAATGGAATTTCTAATACTAAGAAG CAACGAACAGTTGCTAAAACGTTGGCGATGTTACTGCAACGCAGGATGGAAATTTTGAATCAACTTGAAACAATTGTCAACAAACAAGTGCCGCAGGTGAAAGCA AATTATGATATTCAAGGTGATGCATTATCGTCGAATTTCTCCATATGGACAAACACACCGAATAATCCTATGGTACCTCCGTCGAATATGAATTGCAATAATAATTTTCGATGCACAGATCCAATTGTATTTGATGATGAATTTGTGCCATTTGATGCATCATCTAATAGTAAATATGGACCAATTTCTAAACTTTCCAAGAACTTAATTAG ATCTACCAATGGTGTACAGTCTACTAATTTTTACGGAGACGGAGGTGTACCTCCTACGATATCTGCTTACCGACCTTTACCAACCACGAACTCTATTACATCCTGGTATTATGGTAATCAAC CCTATGCTACTATTGGCGCGAACGGAGGTATACAATCTATTAATAATACTGGCTTTGGAGATAGTTACATTACTTTTGGTCGAAATATATCTGACACGTCAACGCACACGCAACTTTCACGATCAGAGTGCATGTCTAAAGA TTTAATCCTTGAATCGCAAAAGGTAAAACAACAATTGAAACATCTTGAGAAAAAGATTAACGACTTAAAG CTTGCTACTCAAGGGGCGACTTTTACGGCTGGAGAAAGGCTAGCACAAGAGTTACAAATGATTGAAGCTGGtataagagaaaaagaaaaagatgtaCGAAATTGGAGCCCATATGGTACTGTACCTTGGATTCAATCGTCGAACAATTTACTTAGTTCTCAAAATTTTAATCAGAATTATAAGCCGGAAGAA GAAGATACGTACGAAGCTGGTATTGCAAACGATATGCGGGAATTAGAATTACGATGGGAATTCGAACTGCAAGAACAAGAAAAACATTGGTCGAGCGAAGAGGACAATTCTAAAAAATAA